One Maridesulfovibrio bastinii DSM 16055 genomic region harbors:
- a CDS encoding CBS domain-containing protein, whose translation MSSNDNKIQSKTVITGHINADFDCLAAIVAAGKLYPEATLVFPGSQEKNLRNFYIESATYFFNFKNFKDIDIDSVELLVVVDTSRSPRISHVQSLLEKENLRIHVYDHHMESQCDLNPEKIIKKPWGSSVAILTHEIRKENLTLHQEEATILGVGIYEDTGSFTFNSTTEHDFEAAKWLLSQGMELDVITDLINRELDGQQISLLGELVSNAATHSIHNIDIVISEVSTPDYVGDFSLLVHKFMDIENVKILFALARMNDRVHLVARSKTPEVDVGAICASFGGGGHTYAASATIKDRTPAQVRDELFALLYSQINPSITIEKLMSKRPVVIPRNMTIAKAVEKMTQYSLKGVPVVDSLDNMRVVGILEHNIADKALSHKLDNVEVEIYMQQTFSTITKTTPLFDVMDIILGRKQRLVPVVDKDKVMAVITRTDLINLMVQDPARIPESLYPAKKQVRNIANIMRNRLPENILNILETAGRLAEEYGIEVYIVGGFVRDIILTRNNLDLDLVVEGEGISFAKKLADNLGGRIKSHNKFKTAVIILPDGQRIDVATARLEYYEYPAALPTVELSSIKMDLYRRDFTINALAVHLNPSNFGKLVDFFGSQRDIKERVLRVLHSLSFVEDPTRILRAIRFEQRFGFTIGGQTSRLIKNALKLKLFNKLSGYRILHELKIILKEEKVLPCLSRLDELGILEAVHPLLKLSSARTKVLAELEKVLDWYERLYLEPEISRWKTFFLGMCLGISKKNMFQVYQRLSFSQSEEREFIHMREAIFMASGRIINVKQELAPSKIYEILSPVPVEGILFIMARAERENVKKNISQYLTIIRNKEIEVGGDDLKDMGLIPGPVYTELLNEVKMACLDGVARTREDQLEFLRKKVLSLREKSQSMTTGPLFGKLNDM comes from the coding sequence CCCGAGGCGACACTTGTTTTCCCCGGCAGTCAGGAAAAAAATCTTAGAAATTTTTATATTGAAAGTGCCACTTACTTTTTTAATTTTAAGAATTTTAAAGATATCGATATAGATTCCGTAGAGTTGCTGGTTGTTGTAGACACCTCCAGAAGCCCAAGAATTTCACACGTTCAGAGTCTTCTGGAAAAAGAAAATTTGCGCATACATGTTTATGACCATCACATGGAATCCCAGTGTGATCTGAACCCTGAAAAAATAATTAAAAAGCCGTGGGGTTCCAGCGTTGCCATCCTGACTCATGAAATAAGGAAAGAAAATCTGACCCTGCATCAGGAAGAAGCAACGATTCTCGGAGTCGGTATATATGAAGACACCGGCTCATTCACTTTCAATTCCACTACCGAGCATGATTTCGAAGCTGCAAAGTGGCTGCTTTCTCAGGGAATGGAGCTTGATGTAATAACCGACCTGATAAACAGGGAACTTGATGGGCAGCAAATTTCTCTGCTTGGTGAGCTGGTAAGCAACGCCGCCACACATTCTATACATAATATAGATATAGTTATCTCAGAAGTCAGTACTCCTGATTATGTTGGAGATTTTTCACTTCTGGTCCATAAATTCATGGATATTGAAAATGTTAAAATATTATTTGCTCTCGCCCGGATGAACGACAGGGTTCATCTTGTGGCCCGCTCTAAAACACCGGAAGTTGATGTGGGAGCTATCTGTGCAAGTTTCGGCGGTGGCGGGCATACTTATGCTGCTTCCGCAACAATAAAAGACCGCACTCCGGCGCAGGTCCGTGATGAACTTTTTGCCCTGCTCTATTCACAGATCAATCCTTCAATTACAATTGAAAAACTGATGTCAAAACGCCCGGTAGTCATTCCGCGCAATATGACAATTGCCAAGGCTGTTGAAAAAATGACTCAATACAGCCTTAAAGGTGTGCCGGTAGTAGATTCACTGGATAATATGCGCGTTGTCGGGATTCTGGAACATAATATAGCAGACAAGGCTCTTTCCCATAAACTCGATAATGTTGAAGTTGAAATTTATATGCAGCAGACTTTTTCAACAATAACTAAAACAACTCCGCTTTTTGATGTGATGGACATCATTCTGGGGCGCAAACAGCGTCTGGTCCCTGTTGTTGATAAAGATAAAGTCATGGCGGTAATAACAAGAACAGATTTAATAAATCTCATGGTTCAGGACCCGGCCAGAATACCTGAATCACTCTATCCTGCTAAAAAGCAGGTTAGAAATATCGCTAATATCATGCGCAACCGTCTCCCGGAAAATATTCTTAATATCCTGGAGACTGCCGGCAGACTGGCTGAAGAATATGGAATTGAAGTTTATATTGTAGGGGGATTTGTAAGGGATATAATTCTTACCCGAAATAATCTTGATCTTGATCTGGTTGTTGAAGGCGAAGGTATTTCTTTTGCTAAAAAACTAGCTGATAATCTTGGTGGGCGCATTAAGTCCCATAACAAATTTAAAACAGCGGTAATTATTTTACCTGACGGCCAGAGGATTGATGTGGCGACAGCCCGTCTTGAATATTATGAATACCCTGCCGCCCTGCCGACCGTTGAGCTGTCATCTATAAAGATGGACCTTTACCGACGGGACTTTACCATAAATGCTCTTGCGGTTCATCTGAACCCTTCTAATTTTGGCAAACTCGTTGATTTTTTCGGTTCGCAGCGTGATATAAAGGAAAGAGTTTTAAGAGTTCTTCACTCTCTTAGCTTTGTTGAAGATCCTACCAGAATTTTAAGGGCGATACGCTTTGAACAACGTTTTGGATTCACCATAGGCGGGCAGACCTCAAGACTTATAAAGAATGCTCTCAAACTTAAACTTTTCAATAAACTTTCAGGCTATCGAATTCTTCATGAATTAAAAATAATTTTAAAGGAAGAAAAAGTTCTGCCTTGTCTTAGCAGACTGGATGAACTTGGGATTCTGGAAGCTGTTCACCCTTTGTTGAAATTGTCTTCAGCCCGGACAAAAGTTCTTGCTGAACTAGAAAAAGTTCTGGACTGGTATGAAAGACTTTACCTAGAGCCCGAGATTTCACGCTGGAAAACATTTTTTCTTGGAATGTGCCTCGGAATTTCTAAAAAAAATATGTTCCAAGTATATCAGCGTCTTAGCTTTTCTCAAAGTGAAGAAAGAGAATTTATTCACATGCGAGAAGCAATCTTCATGGCTTCAGGACGTATAATTAATGTTAAACAGGAGCTGGCCCCGAGCAAAATTTATGAAATACTCTCCCCTGTTCCGGTTGAAGGAATCCTCTTTATAATGGCCAGAGCAGAAAGGGAGAATGTAAAAAAGAATATTTCCCAGTACCTGACAATAATAAGAAACAAAGAGATTGAAGTCGGCGGGGATGATCTTAAAGATATGGGACTGATTCCGGGGCCGGTTTATACAGAGTTGCTTAATGAAGTGAAAATGGCTTGTCTTGACGGGGTTGCCCGCACTCGTGAAGATCAGCTTGAATTTTTGAGGAAAAAAGTCCTCTCTTTGAGAGAAAAATCACAAAGTATGACAACAGGTCCACTATTCGGAAAGCTTAATGATATGTGA